From a single Pelodiscus sinensis isolate JC-2024 chromosome 4, ASM4963464v1, whole genome shotgun sequence genomic region:
- the VRTN gene encoding vertnin — MIQRHQLVQSVLQELQEATECFGLEGLTSAALEAERTLSSFSLPSYCGRQFQEELEIDRVARSLYPEDAPSNMLPLVCKGEGNHLFEAASVLLWGNPSLSLELQVRTVVEMLLHKHYYLNGMIDSKVMLQAARYSLCTEESPEMTSLPLAILEAIFDADIKATCFPGTFANMWHVYALASVLQCNIYSIYPMSNLKIRPYFNRLIRPRKCGPQTSTLHIMWSGQQLSSQVFKAQYFVAVVGLEELEPASPSPEPPVQPVQTLELLKSDPRLTYFNLCDKYSITKSTFYRWKRQSREHRQKAATRFAAKHFLQSCFQEGNVIPLQHFRQMFPEISRSTYYAWKHEMQSMVNGGDTSAPAETPRSQEPHGDHQKKPNPDKDDAAKSEGSLRPKIPPLEPSQAGIFMQGAKSYLEKCISMNTLVPYRCFKRSFPGISRSTYYNWRRKAIKGNPNFKPPQAPSVSQKPLVKSKVYLPFKPGNLSGRKMLNGHRSESRSLLQLKPSVYNWRKQLRDIAKRHVQQWRLPFCKFRLRYPGFSSTAYWFWKKSSQQMNKQPLRTSSSQQLSQVISEAPGKAEPGIKPRSQMEVAPRHLDKQASVTPYNATISGYAMSERAHSRMFVMDVIATAQFKAQAKLFLQQRFESKTFPTYKEFSAHFPLTARSTYYMWKRALHDGLTLVDA, encoded by the coding sequence ATGATCCAGCggcaccagctggtgcagtctgtgctGCAGGAGCTGCAAGAGGCCACTGAATGCTTTGGGCTAGAGGGATTAACCAGTGCAGCCCTAGAGGCTGAGAGGACCTTGTCCTCTTTCTCACTCCCCAGCTACTGTGGGAGGCAGTTCCAGGAAGAGCTGGAAATTGACCGGGTAGCAAGAAGCCTGTATCCAGAGGATGCCCCCAGCAACATGCTGCCCCTGgtgtgcaagggggaggggaaccacCTGTTTGAGGCAGCCAGTGTGTTGCTGTGGGGCAACCCCAGCCTGAGTCTGGAGCTGCAGGTGCGCACAGTTGTGGAGATGCTGCTGCACAAGCATTACTACCTGAATGGCATGATTGACTCCAAGGTGATGCTGCAGGCTGCCCGCTACTCTCTCTGCACTGAGGAGTCCCCAGAGATGACCAGCCTGCCTTTGGCTATCCTTGAAGCCATTTTTGATGCTGACATCAAGGCTACTTGTTTCCCTGGCACCTTTGCTAACATGTGGCATGTCTATGCCCTGGCCTCAGTGCTGCAATGTAACATCTACTCCATCTACCCCATGAGCAACTTGAAGATCCGGCCATATTTCAACCGCCTCATCCGGCCCAGGAAGTGTGGCCCACAGACCTCCACGCTTCACATCATGTGGTCAGGCCAGCAGCTCTCCTCTCAGGTCTTCAAAGCACAGTACTTTGTAGCTGTGGTAGGCCTGGAAGAGCTGGAACCTGCAAGCCCTTCTCCAGAGCCTCCAGTCCAGCCAGTCCAGACTCTGGAGTTGCTGAAGAGTGACCCCCGGCTGACCTACTTTAATCTGTGTGACAAGTACAGCATCACTAAGAGCACCTTCTACCGCTGGAAGCGCCAGTCCCGGGAACACAGGCAGAAAGCAGCTACCAGGTTTGCAGCCAAACACTTCCTGCAGTCTTGCTTCCAAGAAGGCAATGTGATCCCTCTTCAGCACTTCCGACAAATGTTCCCAGAAATCTCCCGCTCCACTTACTATGCTTGGAAGCACGAGATGCAGAGCATGGTCAATGGTGGTGACACCTCTGCTCCAGCTGAGACTCCGAGGTCACAGGAGCCTCATGGAGACCATCAAAAAAAGCCCAACCCAGACAAGGATGATGCAGCAAAGTCAGAGGGTAGCCTAAGGCCAAAGATCCCTCCCTTGGAGCCCAGCCAAGCAGGAATCTTCATGCAAGGAGCCAAGTCATACCTGGAGAAATGCATCTCCATGAACACTCTGGTACCCTACAGGTGCTTCAAGCGCAGCTTCCCTGGTATCTCCAGGTCCACCTACTACAACTGGCGGAGAAAAGCCATTAAGGGGAATCCCAACTTCAAACCCCCTCAGGCTCCTTCAGTCAGCCAGAAGCCCCTAGTGAAAAGTAAGGTGTACCTGCCATTCAAGCCTGGAAATCTGTCTGGCAGGAAAATGCTGAACGGACACCGCTCAGAGTCCAGAAGTCTCCTTCAGCTCAAACCCTCAGTCTATAACTGGAGAAAGCAGCTTCGTGACATAGCCAAGAGGCATGTCCAGCAATGGCGGCTGCCATTCTGTAAGTTCCGCCTCCGCTACCCTGGCTTCTCCTCTACAGCCTATTGGTTCTGGAAGAAAAGCAGCCAACAGATGAACAAGCAGCCTCTCCGGACCAGCTCATCCCAACAGCTGAGTCAGGTCATCTCTGAGGCTCCTGGAaaagcagagcctgggatcaagCCACGATCCCAAATGGAAGTGGCACCTAGGCATCTAGACAAGCAGGCATCTGTCACCCCCTACAATGCAACAATCTCTGGCTATGCCATGTCGGAAAGAGCCCACAGCCGGATGTTCGTGATGGATGTGATTGCCACTGCCCAGTTCAAAGCTCAGGCCAAGCTGTTCCTGCAGCAGCGCTTTGAATCGAAGACCTTCCCAACCTACAAAGAGTTCAGTGCCCACTTCCCCCTCACGGCACGTTCCACCTACTACATGTGGAAGCGTGCCCTGCACGATGGACTGACACTAGTGGATGCCTGA